The sequence CCATATCATAAGCGATTTTTCGGCTCAGAATACTTTGGAGAAACTGCATAATCACAAACTGAGAACAGAGCAAAAATACAACAATAATACTTCTTCCTGCATAGTAAAAACCTGCCATATTCACAAATTTTGTTAATGTAAATGCGGGTAACACCATCGCAATTATCATCAGGATGACAAGGACTGTAGAGAGCAGAATAAGGACACACGCAATAATAGCCATAAAAACCAGCCTTTTGTGATTTTCAATCTTACTTTGAAGTCGGATATGAGTATTATAAAGCATCCTGCCTTTAAATAAAAAAATTTCGCTATAAAATAAAATTATTCCCATACATTGTATTAAAATTAAAAAAAGTGTCTCATTTGAGAAATTACTGAAATACCCAATTATCATGGTAAATGTAATTGATATTCCATAGATGCATAATACTCCATATGTAATGGGAATCATGCTTAAGAGAAAAAATCTCATGAACAGATTATATCCAATCCGTTTATTGGAGAAAATATGCAGATTCTTTGCCCAGGTTACCATTGACTGGCTTTTTTTCTTTATTGGCGCAGTTCCGGTAGCTTTTTGATATATCATTCTGAATGGAAAAAGAAAAAGAGGTAACATTGGATAAAATAAATAAAAATAAAGGCTTGATGCGACCCAGAAGAAGAGATAATCAAATTTTAAAAACGCAATTAACAAAATATTAAGGAAACATATTCCTATCAACACTCCAAACGATACAGGGCTTATTTTTTCTTGTGAGATATCTTCTCGAATACCAGATAAGCGGTTTATCTCATCTGATAAGGATGATAATATTCCTTCATGAGATTGAGGCACATCATTAGAAGAGTCAAAAATGGTATTCACCATATAGTATATTATTTCCATTTTTCATAAGGAGATCGAATGAACCGGTGAATTTTCATCTGATGAACACAGATATACTAAATGTTCAAATAACTTTACCTGTGTATTACGAGAGGTTGCATTTTGTATGCCGGATATTTACGAATTTTTGCCTGCTCTACACCAGGGAGTATGGGAAGTAGTCATTCCAAAAGATCTCCTGACAGTCCCTCTTGGCCCAGAATGGAAGTTTTCACCCATTAATGTACCGAGCCATGAAACCATTGCCAGTTACCGGAACGGGCAATACCATATGCATGTGACAAATGATGAATATCGTATTCATTTGGACAGGTATGATCCAGAAAAAAACCCTTTCCTTCATCTGATTGACGATGCTCCGCTGGTTCTCATGATCTATGAAACTCTGGAAACGCTATACATAACCGCTCGAGATGCTAAAAAAAATCCTGGTCCGGATTTTATTCAGGATCAACGATTAACATGGAAGTTCAGGATCATTCTTGGAATTGGTCTACTGACAACAGCAGGTATACTTGGATTGATTGCATTAGAGCAAAATACTGTGCTGTTTTCAACTCTCCTTCCTGCCATAGTATTTATAGGAGGCATTCTCGTCCTCATGAACGGTCTGATAATGCAGAGGAGAAATGAATATTCAAGGAATGATATTATGAATGGACTCCTGATTATTGTCGGTGCTGTCCTGATGTCATTATTATGGGTATTCTATCTCGCGATCATTCTCCTCATTTTGGCAATATGGTTTTTCGGAAGTGCTGTTGTAACTATAAAAAGAGTGTTAAGAGATAAAACAAAAATCCCGCAAGGTTTCTGGCTATCAATGGGAATGGGACTCGGGTCACTGGCTTTTGGGGGGCTGACGATTATTGCACCGGATATATTACTTGAAATTCTGGTTGGAATACTTGCCGCAATTGTCGGGATTATTGGTTTCGGGTTTTTTATGGACGGATATGGTCTTCGAAATGCCGAGCATCTGATGAGAGAACACCATCAGATTCAGAGGTAATTTTTATAAACTAATATTATTCCATAATAGTTCGATATACTCCCTGAGGAACGGTAATCTCAAATCGTACTCCTTTTCCTGGTATTCCATTTTCCTTTATTGAAAGGCCAGTGATTGAAAGTATCTCCCGGATCAAAAACAACCCAAAGCCGGTATTTTTTCCATATCCTCTCTCAAATATCATTTCTTTTTCAGATGAAGGTATTCCTACCCCATTATCCTCAAACACAAGTAACAGGTTTTGTCCGTCATTCACAATTTTAAGAGCAATATGTGTTACGATCTCCCCATGCATAACACTATTTTGGATAAGATTTTCAAACACAATTCCAAGCATTTGATCTGCAAAAATCTCAATACCTGAAACGTCATGAGAAAACTGCACGCCATTTAGTGAGATGGATCCAATAATTGCAGAAAGGTTTTGCCATTCAGGATTTTCTGCACCTATTTTTTGATATGCGCTGGTGAAATCAATTTTTCTGGTAATGTCACCTGCAATAGAAGTGATTTTTTGAACTAACTCCTTGTCACCAGCATCTTTCATATTCTCAGATAAAAGGTAGAGAAATCCTTTCAAAGCGGTCAGGCTGTTTTTCACATCATGACGTGTAATACTTGTCAGAAGTGATAATTTCTTATTAACCATTGATAAAGCCTGACTTGTCCGTTTTTGTTCACCTATGTCTTGAAAAGAAATAATAGAGCCATACCCCTTGATATTTAAATTTGATGAAGTAGCGACGATCCAGGCTAGGTGTCCATAAGGATTTTGGACACCAAGTTCAATACCGGACAACCCCCTTCCTACTTTGAGGTTAGTAATGATAGAGGAGTCATCATTGATGATGGGAGTTCCATCCTGTGAAAAAATTGACCATTCAGGCCTTGTAATACCACGAGTAATCAACTCATCCCGTGTAACCTGAAGGATTTTTGCTGCATCCTGATTCGCTTCAATTATTTTTCCGGATTCATCTGTTACAACAATCCCGGATGGAACATTGTTAAAAAGTATTTCATATTTCTTCATCGCCTCCCGAATAATTTCCTCATTCATTTTTCGTTCGGTGATATCTGTAACAATTCCCTGTAATCCGGTAAGTCGGTTTCCATCATCATAAATAGGGGTATTTCTCTGATTAACCCACTTGATCTCACCAGATTTTGTGATAATCTGAAATTCATACTCATCAGGAATATTTCCTTGAATCAGATCATCAAATGCTTTCTCAAAAAAATCCTGAAATGATGGTGCAATACAATGTTTGAGAAGCTCAGGAGATTGATAAAACTCATCCTGGCTATATCCGGTCAGGTTTTTCACTGAAGGACTAATATATTCATATATTATTTCCGGAATTTTTAACAAAAAGATGAGATCCTTGGATTTATCAGCAAGTATCCGGTACTTTTCTTCACTTACAAGTAAGGCATCCTCTATTCGTTTCCGGTCAGTAATATCAATATGTGAACCCACCATTCGGACAGCATTTCCATCAGAATCCCAGGAGACTACTCTCCCCCTCCCATGAATCCACCGATAAAATCCTTGCTTTGTTTTTATTCTGAATTCAACATTAAATTCTGCCCCCGGATGAGTTATAGAATATGATACCTCTGATTCAGCCCGGCTTATATCATCAGGATGAACCAGTGTTCGCCAGTTATCATAACTCCCTTCAAACTCACCTGGTTCATATCCAATCATTTTGTAATACCAATCACTAAAAAATGCTTTTTTTGATTTCAAATCCAGATCCCATATTCCATCGCTGGTCGCCTCCATAACCAGTCGGTATCGTTCTTCACTCTCATGAAGAATTTTGCTCTGGATATTCATCTCATATAAATTCTGACGAAGTTCTTCTTCTATCGAAGCAAGTTCTTCGTTTAAAGATGATAATTCTTCATTCTTTTTTTCAAGTTCAGATGTTGCCTGAAAATGGGTGATGGCTTTTTCAGCCATATGAATGAGTTCAGCAAATTGTGATGTGGGATCCCCTCCTTTCTGAAGGTAAAACGAAGCTCCGGAATTAAGGGCCTCAATGACAACCTCTTCTCTTCCTCTTCCTGTGAAGATGATAAACGGGATGCGTGGATAGCGACTTCTGACTTCTTTTAATAATTGCAATCCATCCATTTCAGGCATTTCATAATCTGATATAATTACGTCAAACGACTCTTTTTGCAATAATTCAAGAGCATTTTTTCCAGAAATAACCGTTTGTACATGTAAAAAGCCTGACCGCTCTAGAAAAACCTTACCTATTTCCAGAAGTGGTGTATCATCATCAATATACAGAACTGAGAACATGGATTGTCCTGGTTATATGGATTATTGACTGATGAGGATTTATAACCAGACGTTGGGGATTTTTCTGCAGGATGTTTATACATATACCAGATATAGCACCAGCACCAACCCATTAGTCGTATGGCTGGTCAGTCAGTTCTTGTTCATGCTATTCCAGGGGAAACCCTTGAACATGAGATTTTAAAATTTTGTTCTCAAATAACACATTATCCCTTTAATTCCTGGATGATTCTTCCGACCAGACGTCTTGTCAAAATGGTACAGGGAAAACTTATTGAAATGAAACAGTCTTTCCTCCCGGATCATATCTGTACATTAGACGAACTATGTGAACATCTCATAGACCAACACGGGCAGGAAATTGTCCGAATCAACTCCACAGCATCCCGACTGTTACTGATAGATATCATGCATGAACATGAAGATGACCTTACCCTTTTTTTCACTAATAAAAATCCATCACCGAGGGCGATTCAGGATCTTCAGACATTGTTGCAGGTCATTATCAGAAGGGAGATTAACTATCCGGCCTGTCTTGGCTCACTTGCTTCAGAAAAAAGTTATCAGATTGATATTCTCATATCAGCCTACAAAAACAGACTTGTTGAAAAAAACCTCGTCGATCCTGATACACTTCTTATTTGGGTGATTGACTTTTTATCAAAAATAAACCAGGAACATGCGACATCAATTCTCGGACATGTTCACCTATATGGACTTTTTGAGCCGCTGCCTCTTGAAAAACGACTGATTACATCCATCAAAAAAGTGTGTTCATCTCTGACATATACCATCCCATTCGGGAGAGATCCAGAAGTTTTTTCAGATTCAGGATCCTGGTTATCGCCTGATTATGAAGAGGATCTCGATATACATATCGAAAAATCCCAGATAACGACGATTTTTTCATATGAACCTTCCCAAACCGGAGATCAGCTTTCCTTCTCTCATATAACCGGAATGGGATTTTCTGATCCTGTTATGGAAATGAATAGTGTTGCACGTGAAATTTCCCGATTGTTATCATTAGGAGCTTCATATGATGATATTGTTGTTGTATCTCCTGATGTTCGAACCTCTCTTGGATATGCAACCGAAACATTTGCAGACTTTCATATTCCGATAACCTCTTCACAAGGCCCTCATATAAGCACAACCCCACTCATTGCATATTATCTTACAATTTTTGATGTTATAGAGAAGGGGTTCCGATATGAAGAACTTATCAGGGTAATCCAAAGTCCCTATTGCAGATTCAGATGGACTGAGTATGGGGAAACAGGCTATTCAGACATTTCTCCAGATAAAGCAATTACTGATCAAACAGGAAATTATCGTATATTATTATATGACCACGTGGATCTTATATGTCGGAGTTATGGACTTGACGGAGGTCATATAGACTGGGATTTCAGACTTTCCGAAATTGTGCGGATGTGCAAAGAAACCAAGGAGGATCCTTCGAAGGAACAAAAACAGAATACTGAAGAAAAAAGCAAGTCTGAATCTTCTCATTCATATTCGCCTCGTCCTCCACTTCCTGTTGAGCAAATTGAAATTACAGTCAGCGGGATCCTACGGTTTATTGCCTTACTCCGAACTCTTCAGGAAAAACAAACAATACCTGAACATATTGATCAGTTTAACAACATTCTTCGCGAATTTGGATCACCTGTTCCTGGAACAGATAGAGATGCTCCAGAAAATGCATGGCTTTCGGATGAAGAATTCTCTCTTTTGAAGTCTTTTGAAAGTGTGTATCAAGAATTGAAGAATATCTCACGAGCAGGTATCGTATCATCCATCTCATCAAAAGGCCCCATTTCATTTATAAAATTTATACGTTCTTTCAGACACCTGATTCAGGATAAAACCCTGAATACAGAACCAGGTATTCCGGGAATAATGTTAACTGGTATTCGGGAGATTGTTCATCAGCATTATCCATATGTGTTCCTTATTTCTCTCAATGAAGGGTTTATCCCCCGCCTTACAACACGACTACCATTTACCAATGCTAGTGAAAATGCACGGATGGATACTCGTACTCTTTCCGATATCTTACGACAGGAAAAATATCAATTCATTGCTGCACTTCTTTCAGGCACGTCCCATGTCTACCTCAGTTGGTATGAACATAAAGATGAACGAACAACGCTCCCATCAGTATTCATTGATCACCTGAGAACCTCCACTCTCCTTCCTGAATGGGAATACAGAGCGACGAATGAAACCGAAAATCCTCCTCATCCATATGAGTATGGTGCGATTGAGGCATCCATAGTCGCGGGTAAATGTATCCACAATAAAAGATGGAGAGAGGCACAGTCCCTCATCCCTCATGATGTTTCATTATTCTCTCTTTTTGACCGGATTACTATAGAACGGTCATATCGATTTCGTCTGAACCGATCAGAATATGATGGGATTATTGGATACGACCACGTGATACGAAAAATGCTTTCCAAAAAATTTGGTACCGACTATCACTGGTCAGCGTCAATGTTTGAGACGTATGCAAAATGTCCATTCAGATTTTATCTCGAACGAGTAGTTCACATAAGACCTCTCCCAGACATAGGAAGCGATCTGCCCCCGGAAACAAAAGGTAATCTGATTCATACAATTTTGAGCAGATTTGAACGTACTATGTATGAACGAAACCTTCTACCATTACACGAAGACATAATTGATCAAGCACTTTCAACAATAAAGGAAATTGCAATAGAAGAATGTGACAAAGTCCCTTATGCAACCCCGCTCTGGCATGCGAAAAAAAGACAACTCATGGGTGATGACAAGGTTGGTGATGGGATGCTTGATCGGTTTGTTTTTGCAGAGATTGAACGGTTACAACAAGATGATGATGGAAGAGTACCCCATCCTTACAAACCTTCCCTTTTTGAATTCTCATTTGGAGCAGTGAAAGGACCTGATGATGATCCACATTCTCTCCATAAACCAGTTGACCTCATAGACATACAAAAAGACTGGAATCAGTCTGACGGAGATCAAATAGGCAAAAAATCATCTGATATCGTACGGTTTATTGGAAAAATAGACCGGATTGATTGTACTCCTGATGGACTATTTGGTATCATTGATTATAAAACCGGAAAAAAAATTCCAGGCCCGTCAGATCTCACCCGGATGACCGCTTTACAACTACCCCTTTATCTCCTGGCATATCACAAAATCTCACACCTCACTCCGGCTTTTGGATCGTATGTGCAATTACAACGAAAAATTATGCATAGTCTCATCCTCTACGATCCAGCTCATAAAAGAACTCTCCCAAAAGGAAAATTACCAAAGTCAGAGCCCAAATGGCGTGACATCCTCGAGTGTGCTCTTGACTCTTCCATATCACATGTTCATACTATTCGTGACGGACAATTTCCCATTCAGGCAACATCAGAATGCAATACTGACTGGTACTGTCCCTACAAGACCATTTGTAGATTTCAGCCGGACAGGGGATCACAACTTGGAGAATGGTCCCACTATCCATCCGAAGAGTACAGTGACATGAAGAAAGGTGATGCATAATGGCTGCTACTCCCCGTCAACATCAGGCAATAACCAGGCATGATATGAGTATGGTGGTAACAGCAGGAGCAGGAACCGGAAAAACATTTGTTCTTGTTGAAAAATATTTAAACCTCATTCAGGACGAAGGTTTTCGAATTCGGGATGTTCTGGCCCTTACATTTACCGACAAGGCTGCTGCAGAGATGAAAGAACGAGTCAGGAAGACTATTGCTGACCGCTTGAGAGATGATCCTGAAAACCAGATCTGGAAGGATGCTCATGAGGAACTGGTCATTGCACCAGTTATGACTTTCCATTCATTTTGCGCACAGATCCTTCGTGAGTTTGCAATTGAGGCGGGATTGGATCCAGGATTTGTTATCCTTGATGAAGGACAAAATCTCGCAGTCCAAAGAGAAGCATTTGATACACTTGTCCGAAAACCACCTGGAGAGATATATGAACCACTTGTCCGTCTGCTTGCGCAGGTTGAAAAATACCAGTTATACCAGATATTAACATCTATATCTACCGAAAGTGAGAGATTTTCACAATTTTGTGCTGATATCACGTCAGATCCCGATGGTATCATCAATACCTGGGAAATATTTCTCGAACAGGTCAGAACCCCAGTAATAAAGGAATTTTTTCAGAACGGTGAAGTACGAGATGCCATTGCTGACTTTATTCGATTTGAAAAGATCTATCAAAATACCGGAGATAGGGCGGCAATATATCTGACCCAGGTCTGTTCATCACTCAAGAGGATAAGGGCAGATGTATCACTAGAAGAACTGTCTAAAGCAGTACGCGAATTTTTGTCAGTGCGACCAAAAGGAACTCTCGGTTCACAAAAGATATGGAATAATGATGATCTCAAACTGTTTCGAAGAGAAAAAACATTTCTTATCGAAAAACTAGAAAAAACTCTGCCTTACTTTGAATTATACATAAAACCTGACTCAGCTTTTACTACAGCAACTATGAGCTTTTTTTTCGACCTTGCATTGGTTGGAGTTACATATACGAGCGCCCTACAAGCGTTAAAAAAGCAGGCAAACGGACTGGATTTTAATGATCTCATTACCTGTACACGGGAATTTTTACATCAACACCAGGATATCGTTGCCCGACATATAAGGCCACGGTTTCGTTATATCCTTGTGGATGAATTTCAGGACACTGACCCATCACAATTTGAAATTATAACATCCATAATCGGTGATCTCACACCAGAAACAAAAGGTCTCTTTATTGTAGGTGATCCAAAACAGTCCATATATCTATTTAGAAATGCAGATGTAACACGGTTTAAAGAAGCCCAAAACAGGATTCTTACAGATTGTAACGGAGATTTGATAAATCTCGACACGAGTTTCAGAAGCTGCCGTGAAGTTATCGGGTGTGTAAATTATCTCTTCTCCCGAATCTTTTCATCAACAGAAAAGCCCTGGGAATTTGGATATGAACCAATACAGGTCTGTGAAGAACGGAAAAGATCTTCAGGTTCTATTACAGTGTTAATGCCGGAAAAAGCTCCGAAAGGAAGTGAACAATCCGAGTCCAAAGAGATAGAGGCAGGGATGGTTGCAGACCTGGTCCATAGAATCGCATCATCAGGATCTTTTTTGATTACTGATCGGGACAATATAATTCGTCCTGCCGGATATGGAGACATTGCTATACTTATCGAGAGACGTACTCATCTATCCCGATATACCACTGCTTTATCCAGAAAAGAAGCTCCCTACTATGTGCATGGTGGAATAGGTTTTTATTCGAGACAGGAGATATACGACATTTACTCAATTTTATCATTCCTGCTCAGACCTTTTGATACGGCTGCTCTGTATGGTGTCCTGCGATCACCATATTTTGGTCTTTCAGACATCGCTTTATTTCATATTCTTCACATACATGAATCCAAGAAAGGATGGACACTTTTTGATACACTGAAAATAATTGCTCAGGAACTGACCACCTTATCCGGAGATTATGAAGAACAATATTCCTGTTTCTCTTCTTCAGTCCGTGAAAAAATAATTCGTGCTTTTTCATTATTGAACTCCTGGAAAAAACATGCAGGGAGGGAACCAGTCGTTTCATTCATCTCCCGGATAATCCGTGAGTCAGGAATTTTTACCATATATAGTGCGATGGAACAGGGAGAACAACAGGTTGCTAATCTGTTAAAACTACAGAGAATTATCAAAGGGAAAACAGAATCCGGGGCATATAATCTCTTTGATCTGATATCAGATATGACAGTATCAATTGCTGACGAGGAACGGGAAGGAGAAGCAGCTCTTGATACGCTTTCAAAAACATCTGTAAACATTATGACTGTCCATGCAGCAAAAGGCCTTGAATTTCCAATTGTTATCCTTCCGGATATGGGATCATCCAGGGAAGGAAAGTTAGGACCTATTCTATCCGGTGATCATACAGCAATTTTCGGCGTAAAAATTCCTGATCCGGATCATGACTATGAAATACGTGAAACCCCGGTATACTCGGCATTATCACTGATACAAAAAGAGAAAGAATCTGCAGAACGAAAACGTCTTTTTTATGTTGGAACTACACGGGCACGTGACCATCTCATCCTCTGTGGAAAACAGCCTGAAAAATATTATGATACAATTGATAAAAGCAATAACCGGATAGACTGGATATGCACTATCTTTGGTATTACCAAGGAGATAGCAGAACAAGGAGGGGTATTGTCATTTGATCCAAAAGATGGAGGAGATGAAATTGAGGTAACAGTACTTTCAGATCCTGACCAGTTAACCCGAATCTGGGCAGATGAAAAATTACCACCTCTTTTTATACCAGATGAGTTCATTACGCAATCGGGTACAAGAATCGTAAAATCTCAAAATTCCCGGGAGAGAGTAATTCATCGACCTGTCCCGGTGACAGACGTCGTGGAATCCCGATATCCTGAACCAGAAAATAAGGATTTCGTTCAGCAGATAAACATCCCAGATGCCCCGACTCTTCAGAAGAATGAAGCAGGTATCCTTCTTCACCAGATCTTTTCCGGAAAAAGCCCACAAACGGTCCTTGCAGAATATGGGATTACCAGTCTTGCTGCAGAAATATATTGTACCTCTTTATACGAACAATTTTGTTCACTTCCTTTGATACAGGATTCTTCAGTTTCATATCAGGAACTTTCATTTGTTACCTATATCGGACCGTATCCGGTTACCGGGAGAATTGATCGACTCATTCAGATCTCTGATGGAACATGGGCCGTGATAGATTATAAATCGGGTAATTACTCTGGAGCAGAATGGCAACTGAATTTTTATCGAAAAGCTGCTGAAAGAATCACCGGTCAAACGGTCCGGATGTTTGTTTACTCAATTCAGACTGGAAAAATGACAGAAGCACCATACCTTTCAGATGAAGAAATGATTCAATATTTAAAGGAATGGACAGATTCTCATATCCAAAAAATGGTCTGATACGAGGATACTATCTGTCATAGCCGACCATATGTTGTTGTAAGTGTCCGGATATAATAAGCAAGATCCTCGGTAATCATCCTTTCCTGCATCATCCATCTCCAATTCCCTTTTTCAGATCCAGGCCTGTTCATCCTGGCTGATATGTCAAGACCCAGTACATCCTGCATCGAGATGATGGCGGTATTTGCACTGCTCATCATCGCAAGCCGGACAAATACATCAGATACTTTCTCAGAAGAAACTTCATATCCGATATATGAAACGAATCTTTGTTTCTCTTCAGGTGTTGCTTCATGTAAAAACCATCCAAGAACCGGAGTATTATCATGAGTACCCGTATAAACAACAGTATTGGGAGGAATGTTATGAAGAATATATGGATTATCTCCGGTTTCAGAGCTGAACGCAAAAATCAAAACTTTCATTCCAGGAATATCAAACTCTCTCATTACTTCCCTGACGTCGGGGGTAATAATGCCTAAATCTTCTGCAATTACAGGAAAACAGGGAAATTTTTTCGTCCATGTCCGGAGAAGATCCCAGACTGGTGCAGAGATCCATCGTCCATCAATTGCGGTATCAGAACCAGCTTTTATCTCCCAATATCCTACAAGCCCCCGGAAATGATCTATCCTGACATAATCAACGAACTTTAATTCATGTTCCATTCGTTTAACCCACCAGGAAAACCCGGATTTTTTCATCTCGTCCCAATCATATATTGGATTATTCCAGACCTGACCAGTTGCACTAAAATAATCAGGAGGGACACCAGCTACGTATAATGGCTTTTTGTCCTCATTTAATTGAAAGAGATGCTGATGTGTCCAGGCATCACTGCTATCATAGTCGACATATATCGGAATATCACCAATGAGCCATATACCTAGTTCATGAGATCGTTTTCGGAGAGCAGCCCATTGATGGAAAAAGATAAATTGAAGAAACTGCTCTCGTTCTATAACAGAATGATATAATTTTTTAAATTCATGAAGCTCGTTCTCATTATGGTTTCTTAATCCAGACGGCCAGTCAGACCAGAGAATATCAGGATAGTGTTTTTTTATGGCAATAAAGAGAGCATAATCATCAAGCCACCATGCCTGTTCTTCACAAAAAGTCAA comes from Methanospirillum hungatei and encodes:
- a CDS encoding PAS domain S-box protein, which gives rise to MFSVLYIDDDTPLLEIGKVFLERSGFLHVQTVISGKNALELLQKESFDVIISDYEMPEMDGLQLLKEVRSRYPRIPFIIFTGRGREEVVIEALNSGASFYLQKGGDPTSQFAELIHMAEKAITHFQATSELEKKNEELSSLNEELASIEEELRQNLYEMNIQSKILHESEERYRLVMEATSDGIWDLDLKSKKAFFSDWYYKMIGYEPGEFEGSYDNWRTLVHPDDISRAESEVSYSITHPGAEFNVEFRIKTKQGFYRWIHGRGRVVSWDSDGNAVRMVGSHIDITDRKRIEDALLVSEEKYRILADKSKDLIFLLKIPEIIYEYISPSVKNLTGYSQDEFYQSPELLKHCIAPSFQDFFEKAFDDLIQGNIPDEYEFQIITKSGEIKWVNQRNTPIYDDGNRLTGLQGIVTDITERKMNEEIIREAMKKYEILFNNVPSGIVVTDESGKIIEANQDAAKILQVTRDELITRGITRPEWSIFSQDGTPIINDDSSIITNLKVGRGLSGIELGVQNPYGHLAWIVATSSNLNIKGYGSIISFQDIGEQKRTSQALSMVNKKLSLLTSITRHDVKNSLTALKGFLYLLSENMKDAGDKELVQKITSIAGDITRKIDFTSAYQKIGAENPEWQNLSAIIGSISLNGVQFSHDVSGIEIFADQMLGIVFENLIQNSVMHGEIVTHIALKIVNDGQNLLLVFEDNGVGIPSSEKEMIFERGYGKNTGFGLFLIREILSITGLSIKENGIPGKGVRFEITVPQGVYRTIME
- a CDS encoding PD-(D/E)XK nuclease family protein, producing the protein MAGQSVLVHAIPGETLEHEILKFCSQITHYPFNSWMILPTRRLVKMVQGKLIEMKQSFLPDHICTLDELCEHLIDQHGQEIVRINSTASRLLLIDIMHEHEDDLTLFFTNKNPSPRAIQDLQTLLQVIIRREINYPACLGSLASEKSYQIDILISAYKNRLVEKNLVDPDTLLIWVIDFLSKINQEHATSILGHVHLYGLFEPLPLEKRLITSIKKVCSSLTYTIPFGRDPEVFSDSGSWLSPDYEEDLDIHIEKSQITTIFSYEPSQTGDQLSFSHITGMGFSDPVMEMNSVAREISRLLSLGASYDDIVVVSPDVRTSLGYATETFADFHIPITSSQGPHISTTPLIAYYLTIFDVIEKGFRYEELIRVIQSPYCRFRWTEYGETGYSDISPDKAITDQTGNYRILLYDHVDLICRSYGLDGGHIDWDFRLSEIVRMCKETKEDPSKEQKQNTEEKSKSESSHSYSPRPPLPVEQIEITVSGILRFIALLRTLQEKQTIPEHIDQFNNILREFGSPVPGTDRDAPENAWLSDEEFSLLKSFESVYQELKNISRAGIVSSISSKGPISFIKFIRSFRHLIQDKTLNTEPGIPGIMLTGIREIVHQHYPYVFLISLNEGFIPRLTTRLPFTNASENARMDTRTLSDILRQEKYQFIAALLSGTSHVYLSWYEHKDERTTLPSVFIDHLRTSTLLPEWEYRATNETENPPHPYEYGAIEASIVAGKCIHNKRWREAQSLIPHDVSLFSLFDRITIERSYRFRLNRSEYDGIIGYDHVIRKMLSKKFGTDYHWSASMFETYAKCPFRFYLERVVHIRPLPDIGSDLPPETKGNLIHTILSRFERTMYERNLLPLHEDIIDQALSTIKEIAIEECDKVPYATPLWHAKKRQLMGDDKVGDGMLDRFVFAEIERLQQDDDGRVPHPYKPSLFEFSFGAVKGPDDDPHSLHKPVDLIDIQKDWNQSDGDQIGKKSSDIVRFIGKIDRIDCTPDGLFGIIDYKTGKKIPGPSDLTRMTALQLPLYLLAYHKISHLTPAFGSYVQLQRKIMHSLILYDPAHKRTLPKGKLPKSEPKWRDILECALDSSISHVHTIRDGQFPIQATSECNTDWYCPYKTICRFQPDRGSQLGEWSHYPSEEYSDMKKGDA
- a CDS encoding UvrD-helicase domain-containing protein → MAATPRQHQAITRHDMSMVVTAGAGTGKTFVLVEKYLNLIQDEGFRIRDVLALTFTDKAAAEMKERVRKTIADRLRDDPENQIWKDAHEELVIAPVMTFHSFCAQILREFAIEAGLDPGFVILDEGQNLAVQREAFDTLVRKPPGEIYEPLVRLLAQVEKYQLYQILTSISTESERFSQFCADITSDPDGIINTWEIFLEQVRTPVIKEFFQNGEVRDAIADFIRFEKIYQNTGDRAAIYLTQVCSSLKRIRADVSLEELSKAVREFLSVRPKGTLGSQKIWNNDDLKLFRREKTFLIEKLEKTLPYFELYIKPDSAFTTATMSFFFDLALVGVTYTSALQALKKQANGLDFNDLITCTREFLHQHQDIVARHIRPRFRYILVDEFQDTDPSQFEIITSIIGDLTPETKGLFIVGDPKQSIYLFRNADVTRFKEAQNRILTDCNGDLINLDTSFRSCREVIGCVNYLFSRIFSSTEKPWEFGYEPIQVCEERKRSSGSITVLMPEKAPKGSEQSESKEIEAGMVADLVHRIASSGSFLITDRDNIIRPAGYGDIAILIERRTHLSRYTTALSRKEAPYYVHGGIGFYSRQEIYDIYSILSFLLRPFDTAALYGVLRSPYFGLSDIALFHILHIHESKKGWTLFDTLKIIAQELTTLSGDYEEQYSCFSSSVREKIIRAFSLLNSWKKHAGREPVVSFISRIIRESGIFTIYSAMEQGEQQVANLLKLQRIIKGKTESGAYNLFDLISDMTVSIADEEREGEAALDTLSKTSVNIMTVHAAKGLEFPIVILPDMGSSREGKLGPILSGDHTAIFGVKIPDPDHDYEIRETPVYSALSLIQKEKESAERKRLFYVGTTRARDHLILCGKQPEKYYDTIDKSNNRIDWICTIFGITKEIAEQGGVLSFDPKDGGDEIEVTVLSDPDQLTRIWADEKLPPLFIPDEFITQSGTRIVKSQNSRERVIHRPVPVTDVVESRYPEPENKDFVQQINIPDAPTLQKNEAGILLHQIFSGKSPQTVLAEYGITSLAAEIYCTSLYEQFCSLPLIQDSSVSYQELSFVTYIGPYPVTGRIDRLIQISDGTWAVIDYKSGNYSGAEWQLNFYRKAAERITGQTVRMFVYSIQTGKMTEAPYLSDEEMIQYLKEWTDSHIQKMV